The Intestinibaculum porci DNA window AATAAAAGGCTAGACGTGGCATGGCCACTGTCATAACTGCATTTAATACTGTTTTAATGGTACTATCCACTCTTGAAGCAATCGTATAAATTCCAACATCCTTATTGCCTCTAAAGATCCCTAATATAGTAATATCTGAAGAAACATAGATCACTGAAGCCAATGAGACTGCAAAAAGCTTGATCGTAGGCCCCATGTGCTTCTTACATTGGCATAATGGCACTAAATGAACAATTGTATATCTTCTGACATAGAAGATGTTGAGGAGATTTCCACCCGCATTGGCTATAACCATAATCAAGGCATACGCTAAATAGTCCTGACTGTTTCTCACAAAAAGAAACAGCCCTGCTAAACATACTAACTGAATAATGATGTATCTTAGAGTGATATAGAAATAATCTTCATAAACCGCGTTGATCCAGTCCACCCCTAAGGTTGTTAAAATAATCATTAATGACTGAACTAAAATGACAACTTTATAATTACGCATTTTTGCGAAGATGAAGAAACAAGCAAATAATGCAAGATAAGAGACTATTGTGGCAACCACATTAATAGTAAATACTTCCGACGCAAAATTTTGAAACTTTTGTTTTTGATCTCTGAACTGTGGTCCTTCTCTTTGGGCATAAGTGACAACTCCTAGTGTGGCAAATAAAGCAAAATATTGAATGATACTGTTACACCAGCTGACAATTCCATAATTGGCTGCATGTAAGACACGTGAAGCATAAGGAATCGTAATCAGCGGAAATATGATACTGCATATGGTTTTAAGTGTATTGAGTATTGCATTGATTTTTACAGATTTCATAATACTTCACTTTCTTAAATATCTCTCATCGACTAATAAACAAATTTTTTATCAATTTTAATCGTACTTGTATCTTTGTACATCAGCCAGTAGTCTTTCCCTGAAATTTTAGTTATCCATCCATGACTTTTTAAATCATTTTTTATATTTATTCGAGTTGTAAGGATATAATTACATTTTGATACCTTCAATATGCCTAGAATATCATTATAATTTTTCTTTCCTGCTAAATAATTAGCTATACTTTCAGTATTTTGTTTGGATAAGAAATAATACAATTCGATTCTATTAGAGCTATAAAGTAAACAATGGCTGTCAATATACGTATGCTCATAAGGAATACTATATTCTGACATTAAACGATATTGTCCATATTTTAAAGTGTTAAAATATAATCCAGTCTGAGCAATAGGCGTTGGCAACATATACTGATTAGCTATTACAGGCTTTAATGAATAACCAACTGAAGTCATATTATCTTCAACAAGATTATATTTTTTTAATGTATCATTATTGATATATATGCCTGTGATCGTAGCGAATACAATAACAAAAGATAACATTCCACATAATCTTTTTGCTCTATTTTTATAGGTTATCAATTTGACCAAAATCATACCGCAGTATAACATGCACATCATAAGTAATGAAGTCAACATTCGTGCACCACCGTATGAATTAAATGATAACAAAGTCAAAAGATAAGAATTTGTATCAAGTCTAAAAATTAAGTAGATCAGTAATAAAGAAAATGAAAGTAAACGATATTTTCCATGATCTAAATACATCATATAAGTTATTGACGCAAATCCCGTTAAAGCAAAGAAATCATAAATAAAAGCATTCGCATAATAAAGCTCATATGTTTGCGCATTATTATCAATATTTTTAGCAATCCAATCAAACGAAGATAAGATCGTATTGCTAATAATGAGAACAATGAAAGCTAGGGAAAGAAATATAATAGAATAATAGACTTTCTTTTTTCGTGTATCGAACTTATAAAGAATCATTCTTTCAATCTTCGCCACAATCAGTACTAAAGAAACAATTATAAAATAGCTAAGTGCATTGGTTTGAAATGATAATAAGGCAAGCAATATAAATATATAGGTCAGAATATAATTTTTAGATATCTTTTTTACCCAAAAACTGCCGAAGTACAAAAAGAGCGACAACGAAAATACACGTGTAACAGATCCGCCATAGAAAATAGCAGTTTGAAAGCGCCAATTTTCATACATTCTAATTTTAATCGGTAAATTTCCTCGTGATGCATAGCCCGATGGTATCATCAAAAAAGCAAATACCATTAATGAATACTGTGAAATCGACTCCTTCAAGAATAATCCAGCAAACATTGTATAAAGCAAGAATGTTAAATAGTAGTTATGAATCACCATAACGAAACGGCAGAAGAACACTGGGGAAATATGGAAATAAGAGCATAAAGCACTATATACAAGTTCATATGTATTAAACATCCGATGTCCTTGTGCTAAAGCATTAGCAAGGTGACCTGATGTAGAGATCACATTGCCATAAA harbors:
- a CDS encoding DUF6077 domain-containing protein, which translates into the protein MNYVLMPIFLIIITIIYYILGRHLMEMFHVQKHQYAFRILTGFLTVFFIGFIIGFPMQLLSLSWILFAIVYALVLILCLVFTIRHYHMTFDKSKLSKKTLKCHFKKYWFVYLLTCLFTLLSVTNTQPYYLNNYNDDYYIAKVVHLIQTPHLLNQNYFYGNVISTSGHLANALAQGHRMFNTYELVYSALCSYFHISPVFFCRFVMVIHNYYLTFLLYTMFAGLFLKESISQYSLMVFAFLMIPSGYASRGNLPIKIRMYENWRFQTAIFYGGSVTRVFSLSLFLYFGSFWVKKISKNYILTYIFILLALLSFQTNALSYFIIVSLVLIVAKIERMILYKFDTRKKKVYYSIIFLSLAFIVLIISNTILSSFDWIAKNIDNNAQTYELYYANAFIYDFFALTGFASITYMMYLDHGKYRLLSFSLLLIYLIFRLDTNSYLLTLLSFNSYGGARMLTSLLMMCMLYCGMILVKLITYKNRAKRLCGMLSFVIVFATITGIYINNDTLKKYNLVEDNMTSVGYSLKPVIANQYMLPTPIAQTGLYFNTLKYGQYRLMSEYSIPYEHTYIDSHCLLYSSNRIELYYFLSKQNTESIANYLAGKKNYNDILGILKVSKCNYILTTRINIKNDLKSHGWITKISGKDYWLMYKDTSTIKIDKKFVY
- a CDS encoding flippase encodes the protein MKSVKINAILNTLKTICSIIFPLITIPYASRVLHAANYGIVSWCNSIIQYFALFATLGVVTYAQREGPQFRDQKQKFQNFASEVFTINVVATIVSYLALFACFFIFAKMRNYKVVILVQSLMIILTTLGVDWINAVYEDYFYITLRYIIIQLVCLAGLFLFVRNSQDYLAYALIMVIANAGGNLLNIFYVRRYTIVHLVPLCQCKKHMGPTIKLFAVSLASVIYVSSDITILGIFRGNKDVGIYTIASRVDSTIKTVLNAVMTVAMPRLAFYLGHQDEKQFNALIHNIFDYLITFVLPVICGLFMLASPIMYLLGGSEYVQGYISLQILSVSLFFAVLACFFATGIILLYKMDNVYLMATIVSSMTNIVLNFVLIPYMGYNGAAFTTLLAEMIMMGITAYYSLQIPNIKKHKREIFGNTRVVFSSVLGTLGIVISCLSVKMFISSQILIIIASVIVSVVVYACILKILHNPIYDYVISALKSKLLK